ccataaaaatttacaatttaatcaTATCTcctgtattttttttagtttttgcaATATCATGcatgaccttttaatttttttgtaatttcacGTAACATGGTTGTACGAAGTTGATGTCGATTATAtgaagttataaaaaaattaaaatgtcatgCATGAtattttatggaaaaaaatgttattaaattaaaaattttgttGAAGGCCGTTATAAATGATCATTTGTTAAACCATAACttgttaattttcatttaaGATCAATCAAAGATACTACCTTCTCTTTTAAAGATGTCAGATAATcagaaaaatatattgaagaggAAGTGATCCAATTTtggaaataaaaaattgatgttAAGTTTTGTATAAATAAACCTAAAAAAgcaaattaaattgagaaaatcaACCAAACTAATTAGTTTAGTTCTATTTGATTGTAAAAAAATACACATCCTTTTAAATTAGATATCTCCCAGTCATTTGTTTTGCCAGACCTTACATAGGACAATGACATTCAAAGGATGTAGTAGAAGAGATAAAATTTTGATGATTCAAAACTTTTTATCCTTATTTGTGATTGTGAAAGGGAAGAGATATAAATTTTCCTATGTGATTTGAATAAATCTtacaaaaacttttaaattttttcacaaattaatatttcaaaattaatttattaactattttttttatcaaaagtagAATTATTCTAGGCCAGATGTCAGCGGAAATTAGCGGAGATTAGTTAGTAccaatttttaattcatttaaatcGGCCAAACACGGACTGCGGAGAGTCGGGGTCGAACTCCCGACCTCACACACATAGAGCCTTACCAACTAAACTAAGTACTCAACTgcaactattttattttaaacttgtGTAATTAATTGTATCTTTAATTGCTTGAATATAGTGGGCACACTGAAACTGGACTCGCCATGACatgctaaaatttatgattttttttgcaatCACCCATAAATTTTATACTTGCTAGGATTTTTACTGATGCATGAATATAGAATTTCATAGTACTGAGCCATATCTCACGGCTTCTGCAAAAGAACAAATCCAATTTCTATACCTTCGTGCTAAAGATAAAGTTTACCATCATTCCATTTAAGCCACTTTCTTCAGTGACCCGTCTCGTATCTCCGTCGCTAAAACATTTCAATAGCCTATGAAGATGCCATTGCTGGTATACTCTGGATGGAAACAGAGCGGAGTTAAGACAGCTGCTCAGACCGAAAACTAACATTTTCTATGCAACAGGACCTGGCACCAGCTCCTAATTCACCATCCTGTTGCATTTTCCGGTGCTTAGTAATACCATTCCGTGGAAGAGTTGTTCGAAGGTGATTGTGATTGTGTATGTATCAATCGTGAGCTTCCATCAGATCGGCGAGAGTTATCTTCCCACAGTTGCCAGTGTCTATCCTATCAAAGGTCTGACAtatctgaagtacatctttctCTGAAACTTTTCCCATCTCCTTGAGCTTGTATATCACATATTCCGATTTACTGGATAAACCGAGATATATGAAAAAATGAGAATGAAATAATGCAATGATGCTGACACagaaaaaaagataataaaaaacaCTAATAAACAGAATACTGATAACCAGCATTAGATAATTAAGCCAATGTTTGAGAGTATTGCGAAGAGAATTCAGTCTGAATTAGCTACTAGCAGCAAACACATTTATGAAGGAATTGTGGTTCACCTCGATGTGGttaaacaaaatatcaaccgtaGAGGCAGAGAAGCAACAAATATTTCCGCCTTATGTCATATCagctatataaaataataaatttaaaagccATTTCTCTATGTCTACTAATCCTATAAGTTAAGCAGAAAATCATCAATTATATGTTCCAAGCTCTCCTAGTGCTCGAGATCTCTAGAAGTTCCCAGGATTTGTGACAAACagaagaaaaagatgaagttTTTGTCTAAAATCGACTCATTTTGAAACGTCCAATTTCTTTTAATGTTGATGCTCTTACTTCACTGAGGCTTGCAAGAATAAAGAGACTCAATTTGCGACAACTCCAAGGCTAAAAGATATACAAAGCAAGAATCCATTTGATACACTCCTATACCATCATTTAATTTCTTGGGAGATTTCATTCTAAGAAAAGTTAAACGATTATGTAGTTCATTAGAATAGCGTACCCCATAACAGCCATAATTCTACAAACATGCACTTCAAGCACCTTTGAGGAATATAAATTGATAAGCAACCAAGAAACGTAACACGTACAAATGCACTTACAGTCTGATAAGCACTATAATACTGCAAGCAGACGTAGCTTAGCAACCGCAACATATTATTCGTTACTACCAAGTGAatactttcaaaatcaaatgTAGCATGCTACAGTTTCATAATCCTGAAACATCATCTCATTCTATATCCTAACTTTTATAGGTCAAATAACAGAAGACCTATATGAGCTGCTTTCACAATCCTGTAATTGAATAAAGAAGCCTGCatatactatttttttctcaaagacGAACAAAACTAAAGTTTCACTTTATAGACTCGATACATAGTGATACATGGCCTAAGCATTAAGCAGACACACCACATATACAATACTAAACACTTTAGACAATTATAGGGTAATAGAAAATCGGTATGCATCTAAAGGAggcaaacattctgaaacatgCTTACAGGATGGAAATGCATAAGAACATTTTAAACGAACCATACCTTACGAAACCATTTTGATCAATATCTGCAGCAAGAAACTCAGCAACAGTCATGTTGTGTCCAAGCACCCATTTCGCCATTTTCCTATGCCGCTTATCCACTCTTGCTTCAGCCAAATACAAAAATGCTCGAGCTACCGCCAGCGTCGACACAAGCAACCAAATGGAGGCAAAAATACGGCCCGGCATTGACCTAAACGCTCTATCGCCATAACCAACAGTCGTAACCGACATGACGGATAGATAAAAAGAATCCACCCATCCAAGACTCTCAACAAAATGCATAACACCAACACCGATCCCAATGCACAAAACCACAACACCTAATGCTAAAGCCACCTTCATCCTAATCCTCATCCTCCCTTTCTTAACATCAAAAATAACAGAACCAGCAGCCTCCTTATCACCACCTCGCTTAACATTCCTCAACAAATAATTCTCTTGCAAATCAAGCACATAACTAACCATCCCGGACAGCAAAATATCAACGAAACCGAACCCGACCAACACGAACAAAATCGAAAACAACTTAGTAGCCGTACTCGTCGGGGTTATATCCCCATAACCAATAGTACACATAGTaacaatacaaaaatacaatGCATCAACAACAGGATGAGTTTCATTTCCAACAAAATTCTCCctattaaaccaaaaaataacCACACCAAAAGACAAATACAACACAAGCAAAACAAAAGCTTGCCCAACTATAGACTGACTACCAAACTGAGGCTTAGGAATATGAGAAACATTACAGTCATTAATCACAGCCATAGCCGGCGCCGTTTTGGACCGGTGCAAATTGGTCTTGGTCCATGAGTAATTCGGGTCAGTTAACCAGGACTGGTTCTGCTGCTGCTGATCAGAACATGAACACGAGGGCTTAGGTGAATTACGGGACAGTGTTAAAGCCTCAACAAATGCGTTATTGGTGGGGTCATGGTGGTGAGAAGAAGGTGACGGGCCGAATATGAGCCGCTCTTTAAGCTCAGAGGGAGTGATGGAAATGGGGACGGAAACTTCGTCGTCTTCCGGTAAAGGGCATAATAGAGGCGGCAGTTGCGGCGGTGGTTTCTTCCTCGGACTAAGAAAAGATGGTAGTAACGGCTCATTATCCATCTGGGCACTCAAAAAAACAATCTGGGTACTCAAAAAAACAATATGGGTactcaaaaaaagttaaaagggGTGATTTTTGCTGGTTTTTGGATGAATTTGAATGAAATTTGAGGATTCAAAATTATGGGGATTTGATGGggaatttagattttaaaaaaggaGTTTGATTCGGTCGTTATGATGAGAAAATCGTAACGGAGTTGTGAGATTTGAAGGGTGTAAAAAAATAAGGAGCGAAAATTGAGGGGTTATTTGTTTTAAACTCAAACGCTTAAATTATTGTGTCAGCTTTATGACAGGAAGAGAAGCATAGATAGGCTTATTGTTGTTATTGAGGTGAGGATTGTCATGTGCGTAACCGCCGATTCTTTCAATCATCTTCATGATTGGAAATTGTGTTTTAAAACCCAACCGGTGGTTAACCGTTTCGGTTGGTttgattagttaaataaaaaataaatatttataatattatatattgagaataaatctcaaaattaatttttttatatacaatTAGAAAGTTAAGAGTGATGGATTATTATGGTTTTTgaatatactagtttcgcattacgtgctatgcacgtggctcgtaacgtaactcctcaatgaacatattaataaatttattataattatatcaattttttatttataattaatattaaattagttaagaatttttataaaagttcggttattaaattttcttctttttgttttataataaccataattaaataattaatttaattttattaataatatctttaaaaataataagatagaaatttaaataataatatattgaccaaatacagtattttaattttgtagttcaatcaaactaaaagataggtattcctattaatttggagacaatttagctttttttacatactaaaatttgaattggagataatttagctacctattctaattaggactttaataacaatagtgattaattaaatacctaattagttaatgactataaaacctttatttagtagtaaactgaaaaggattattcagtaaatttgccggcccccccccccccccccatccgtgcttttatatatagtatagataactTAGAgtcaaataatttgtttttaattattttaattaatttaggataatattttatacttttttaggtcaaattaagaacaataatctgaattttaaatcaatgtaaaataaaatcttgttatttcaattttgaactaatttatattgaattaatttattttcaattgacctaaaaataaaaatattattcttgataaattaaaatagcgGAATTTgatcataaaacacaaatttaCAGACGAGTTGACATTTTTCTCAAAcatctaataaataaatattttgatttttttcacaTTATGACTAATCCGTATTCAAATAGTAAAGGTCTCTTTCGAAAGGcaactcaaaattttaaacacTTGCATCTCTGAATACAATTCGAACCTGCAATCtcatttaaaccaaaaaaaagtCCAATCAATTCACATGTGTTTTGAGGTTCAATTAGATTCTTAAACCACTGATTGAAAATATTCTTTTCCAAATCGCCAATCGGTGCACCGTTGACCTAGAAATCGTAAGTGAAACaaattttcatatatttatatatgtgtgCGCTCTCTTATCCTCATCCAATCGAAATTAAATGCAGTTGTTTCATATCATCATcaacattaatattattgtaaTACTAAGCCTATGGGATTAGTACTTGATCTTTTTGGGTACCAATGGCAATtggaaaatttattaaaatatgcaTGTAATTTTCAATCATTcttcattttaatattatatttataaattaatatagttaTTCCCTTAATAATTAAGTACCTATCATTAAATTTTGAGTGATGCTGTATTATTATTATACAGACGCGgaatcataatttatttttaaaatgatagtACTATAACATGAACATGCTGTTTGGTTCAGCTACTCGAAGACAAATATAAACAATTTGATCCTCAACAAAATTATCAAGGGACATCAATGGTACAAAATTGAAACTGGAAgacaatataattataaattacaatttgagagagagaaaaaaccCAGAGAAACAAAAACCTAGAGTCATGGCACTGATATGGGAAAAAGACAAGAACAATGGTCATTGCAGTTCCGATCAAGATCAAATAATTCAAACTAAATATTCGCATTTTTAGCCGGTTTTGAACTtgataaatttagaaaattttatccttaattaatcaaaaataagGATATCTTCAAAAACAGGATGACCCATTGCCCCtataattaaactaaactaGCATTTTGTTATCATGCTATTCACAGTAGCCGGCTGGAACCACAGTGGTTCCAGTTCCAGCTCAAATGTATCGGTCGCATTCCAATTCCTAAAACTTTTTAGCATGCAACACTACTTTTTCCATATATTTTTATAGCTATCTCATAATCAAATACCAAAGTAGATTGTCAATGTCTTCCAGATTACACACTCATCAAAGAGAGTAAATAATGTTTCGACAGGCGCAAAACTACAAAGCCGCAGatgattatatttaaaatacatcacaattttaaaagtaattttcCATGCATGTGATAACCAACAAAACACACATCATATATATGCATAAATTAATCATCATCGTCTAGTACACTCCGCCGCCTTTGGATCTGCAGTGTTAGGCATAAACATGTATGAGATTTAAAATGTACGAGTGTTATAGGAACATACCTGAAGAGAAAAGGAGAGTCGATGACTTACAGTGACTTTAGTCTGCTTGGATGCTTGACTGTTAAGCTGTTCCAGGAATGAAATTAGCCTCTCTTCAGATACCTAGAGACATTATAAACATTTCGTGtttgagttaaaaaaaattattcaagtCATAAGTTATGACCGACAGTTCTAAGCGGACCAACAGCACCACACAAGTATTAAACTTTAAACTATTTTCACTGCAGCAGCATTCCAACACCTACCTTCTCAACTATCTGACCCATTTGAGCAGCTCTAAGTAAAAGATCTTCAACACTTCTTGCCTTTTCAGGTTTAACTAAAGCAATTCGAGCAACTACAGATTGTGTAAAATAAGAGGAATCGAGTTAGTCCCAATAATGATCAAGACAAAATAAACGATTAAACTGAAACAAAGTTATTCATCTACACAGCTCAGAATGATTAGTTTCTGCTGAAGAACTACAAGAATATGGCTACAGATTAAACCGAAACATAGTAATTCATTTGATTGACATAAATCCCAGATATGAAGGTTAGCTCAAAGATCACATGCAGATATGGTTCATAGAGTGCGATCTAAATGTAGCAATACAAGTCACCTCAACGACACTTCAGGTTTATCTTGTCCACATAAAAAGGAGCAAAAGACGCTCTTAAAAGCATCTGGTTTTAGATCCTGAAAGCCTCACTTGCCACAAGAGCAGTCTAAAACACTATAAAGTTGGTCAGAATACTTTGGCGCATATAATTAGAGACAGCTACACCTGGACAAATGGCTTTCTTCCACCTAAAAGTAGAAATGTTGTACATGGAATCCATAATACAAACTGCGTATTCATGTGTACTTCAAAAAAATGTAATTCAAAGAAATTTTTCTGcttaaattaagataaaatataacACCTTATAAATATGgccataaaaaattacaaaaaattaaatgatgtaGTATCACTGCATAAATACAACTGAAAACATAGGATAATAGATATAACCAATGACCAGACCGAAAAGAAAACCCTTTTCTTCTTTCCTTTAAGAAGCATTTGCATTTAAAACTTCTCACaaattaaaaatgcaaaatagcaACCTCTTAATTGTAGTGATTTCAGAAAAATAGAACCACACAATAGTCAACAGGAGAAGAAGCAACAATAAGTTCACGAAGCAAACTTAAAGAAGAAACAACAGATTCGTATCCACTAATATTTTCTTGTAGggttctttttcttctttataatattttataaacattaatcAGGAGTTCATTTCTTGCCACTTCCTTGTCAGCTAAACATTCTTAaccatataaatatatgtatatcaGATAATGTTCTTCGATACGATGCTACACATATATACTTAATAAATGACCAGCGCCACACTAGATCTACCATTGGTTCAGCTACTAAAACATAAACGAAGCAGTAATATGCTCTTCAATAACACAAACACAAAACAACGTTAATAATAAAAGCATTCTCTAACTACTAGCAACTAAAtgcattttataattataacttcAGAAAAAAACCTACGTCTTTCCCGTGCTTCAGAAGATAAAATCTGACTAAGCATCATTTGCCTTCGCTCCTCAGCATTGCTATATTAAATACATTCATAGGTCAGACGTCAATGCACATAAAAGcacatatgctaaatttaacatGTCTGTCCGTGCATTCCAAAATCCGTCATCTAAATACAGCAACTGAATAACAACCCAGCCCCAAGAAACAACTGTTTTCTTTGGAAAAGAATAAGTCTTAACAATTAAAAACAGCTAACATGGAAACAAGAAAATTCACAAACTAACCTCTTAGCCTCTTCCTGGGCTTTTTGTTGTTCAGCGCCCTGCTGATTTCCCTGTTCATCCATAAATTCGAGTCATcttaaaaccaaaaccaaaagcTAGAAAATGCCATTTAATCTATGGACAAACAAACAGTAAAACTGTAATTACCATGCCCTGTTGAGCCATGAGCTCGCGCATTCTTCTCTCGCGGATCGCTTCCAACTCCGGATCAGCCTAAACATTCAGTGCaagaaacaaaattcaaaattcccAAATGCATAAATTAGGTCATGTGTAGAAAATCCGAAACCCTAGTCAATGAATAGTCAGCGCAAATATTTTATGCAAGTGAGTGTTGATTTGAagtaaagaataaaataattcaacaaGATAACTATCATAAGAtataaaacaaaccctaaatacataaattttacAGAAACTTCAATTGTAAATTAGCAATTGCGGCAACTATAGCGCGAAAAACTtaaaattagcaatttaaaaaacCCTAATTACAGATGAAGTGATAAGAAATTTAATACTTACCATTGAATTGAGCAACAGGGAACAATTGATTTACTTTTTTCTTTGAGAAAATGCGTTCTTCAATTGGGGAGGAAGGGACCGTTTGGTTACAAGGATTAGGATCCTTTTCTAATACTAAagtatctttatttatttatttacattatttaaatttagtttatattacataCTATCATATACACATAAGattattttgaaattctaaTGTTGGAAAACTTCTAAAACATGTAACTATCAGGAATATTATGAACTTTTACacttgtttaaaatttattttatattctatttaaaaaatatatatttgatactaATACTTTAATATTGATTTTAAGTTTATTctgtatttttagttttttaaaattctaacattaattttaatttatcacatATCTTTTTACCTCgtcaataaattataatattgatttttatataaatattttaattatagctcatttttgtttaaaattataatatttatgaatCATATTATTACTTCATCTAATATGGAAATTcgccttttaaaattaaaattaaaaataaaattaaaatggcaCGCTAATTCCGTCACTTATATATTCTTCTATGGATAACCTCTATTGCATTATAGAATAATTTTCAAGTGAAATACATCATATAAACAGTTAATTGttttctcaaaaaataaatagttaacaGCATTTGTTAATTTAAAAGAGGAGATAGTTTACAAATATATGATTAAATATTGacgaaaataagaaaaattactaaaaaattaatttcgttAATATTGAAAGCTGAAAACAAAGGTAAAGAGAAGATAAGATA
This window of the Mercurialis annua linkage group LG5, ddMerAnnu1.2, whole genome shotgun sequence genome carries:
- the LOC126679729 gene encoding uncharacterized protein LOC126679729 codes for the protein MADPELEAIRERRMRELMAQQGMGNQQGAEQQKAQEEAKSNAEERRQMMLSQILSSEARERLARIALVKPEKARSVEDLLLRAAQMGQIVEKVSEERLISFLEQLNSQASKQTKVTIQRRRSVLDDDD
- the LOC126683178 gene encoding two-pore potassium channel 3-like, giving the protein MDNEPLLPSFLSPRKKPPPQLPPLLCPLPEDDEVSVPISITPSELKERLIFGPSPSSHHHDPTNNAFVEALTLSRNSPKPSCSCSDQQQQNQSWLTDPNYSWTKTNLHRSKTAPAMAVINDCNVSHIPKPQFGSQSIVGQAFVLLVLYLSFGVVIFWFNRENFVGNETHPVVDALYFCIVTMCTIGYGDITPTSTATKLFSILFVLVGFGFVDILLSGMVSYVLDLQENYLLRNVKRGGDKEAAGSVIFDVKKGRMRIRMKVALALGVVVLCIGIGVGVMHFVESLGWVDSFYLSVMSVTTVGYGDRAFRSMPGRIFASIWLLVSTLAVARAFLYLAEARVDKRHRKMAKWVLGHNMTVAEFLAADIDQNGFVSKSEYVIYKLKEMGKVSEKDVLQICQTFDRIDTGNCGKITLADLMEAHD